The genomic region CGTATGTGGATCAGTGCTGCGGCAGCGGTGCCGTTGGTCGTGATCACCATGGGCGAGCTTGTAGGCCTCGACGTGCGGGGCTGGATGGGCCACCAGCTGTCCATCTACGCCGAGTTCGTGCTTGCGACCCCGGTCATACTCTGGGCGGCCCTACCCTTCTTTCGGAGGGGCCTCGACTCATTCCGGAACCTTTCGCCAAATATGTGGACCCTGATCTCGCTCGGGGTCGGCGCAGCCTACGCCTATTCGCTCGCCGCCACCTTCACACCCGGTATCTTTCCCGAGGAATACCGGATGGGGCACGGCGTCGGTACGTACTACGAGGCGGCCGTCGTCATCGTCGCACTCGTCTTCGTGGGTCAGGTTCTGGAGCTTCGAGCCCGGGAACGCACCGGTGACGCGATCCGTGCGCTTCTGGACCTCGCACCCAAGACCGCCCGGCGTATCCTGGAGGACGGGACGGAGTACGACGCCCCCCTCGAGAACATCGTCGAGGGCGACCTCCTGCGCGTACGGCCGGGCTACAGCGTCCCGGTGGACGGCGAGGTGGTCGAGGGCCGATCCTCCATCGACGAAAGCATGATCACGGGCGAGCCGGTTCCCGTCGAGAAGACCGAAGGCGACCGGGTGACCGGAGGAACCATCAACAAGAACGGAACGCTGGCGATCCGGGCAACGCAGGTCGGCGCCGACACGGTGCTTGCCCAAATCGTCGAGATGGTCGCCGGCGCACGGCGTTCCCGCGCGCCGATCCAGGGGCTGGCGGACCGGGTCTCGTCGATCTTCGTGCCAACGGTCGTCGCGGTCGCCATCGTTGCGTTCTTCGCCTGGCTCGCGCTCGGTCCCGAACCGGCGCTGGCCTTCGCCATCGCCTCTGCCGTCTCCGTTCTGATCATCGCCTGTCCTTGCGCCCTCGGGCTCGCAACACCGATCTCGATCACGACGGCTGCGGGTCGAGGCGCGCAGGCGGGCGTGCTGATCAAGGACGCGGAGGCGCTTGAACGGATGGCGCGTGTGGACACGGTGATCGTGGACAAGACCGGCACGCTGACCGAAGGCAAGCCGAAGCTCACGGATGTCGTGGCGCTTGATGGGCACGACGGGACCGAGGTGCTTTCGCTCGCCGCGGCGCTCGAGCGTGGGTCCGAGCATCCGCTCGCCGAAGCTATCGTCGAGGGCGCTCGGGACCGTGGTGCGGAGATCGGTCGTTCAGACGACTTCGACGCCGTGACAGGCAAAGGCGTGCGCGGCAAAGTCGGCGGGCGACAGGTGGCGCTTGGCAACGCTGCCATGATGGCCGAGTTGGACATCGCGACTGACGTTGCGGAGGAGGCCGCCGATGGACTGCGGACCGAAGGCAAGACGGCGATGTTCGTTGCGGTCGGTGGCGAACTGGCGGGGATCGTCGCCGTGGCCGACCCGATCAAGGAGACCACGGAAAGCGCGATCCGCGAGTTGCACGCGCTGGGGCTGACCGTAATCATGGCCACCGGGGACAACCAGCGCACGGCCGAGGCGGTGGCACGCAAGCTCGGGATTGACGAGGTGCGCGCCGGGGTTCTCCCCGAAGACAAGAAGACGCTCGTGGAGGAGCTTCGCGCCAAGGGCGCCCGGATCGCCATGGCGGGTGACGGGGTGAACGACGCCCCGGCGCTTGCGGCGGCTGATGTCGGCATCGCCATGAGCACGGGCGCGGATGTCGCCGTTGAAAGCGCCGGGATCACACTGATGCGCGGCGATCTCGTGGGGCTCGTGCGCGCGCGCAAACTCGCGACAGGCACCCTGCGTAACATCAAGCAGAACCTGTTCTTCGCCTTCGCCTACAACGCAGCCGGTGTGCCGATCGCGGCCGGGATCCTCTACCCCTTCGTCGGACTATTGCTGTCGCCGATGATCGCGGCCGCGGCGATGAGCCTGTCATCGGTCTCGGTCATTTCGAACGCACTGCGGCTGCGGCGCCTCGAACTCTGAGAGGTGCGACTTGCAGTTCCAGATTTTGTCGCAGATGCCGAGAACCGAAGATCGGAAACAACGCCCCGTCCATCCAAGGGGACAAAACAGCCTTCAGCTTGCCGCCAGAAGGCAGCCCCCTAAGACTCAAAATGCAAAGGAGAGACCAAAATGAAGTTTCACGTCCCGGACATGAGCTGCGGCCACTGCACGGCCGCCATCGACAAGGCGCTCAAGTCGATCGACCCGAATGCCAGGGTAGATACAGACCTGACGTCGAAGACCGTCACGGTTGCGTCCGCCAAGGATGCCGCTGCGTTACAGACCGCCCTCAAGGAGGCCGGCTACCCCGCAATTCCGGCTTGATGGCCTCTATGTGAAATCTCAAACGCATAGCCGCCAAAACCGAACAGGATTGGAACTGGAAATACGCATGAACAGACGAGAATTCATTGTTGCGGGCGTCGCTGCCGCCGGGCTGCCCGGTGTGGTCCACGCTCAGTCGCTGGCACCGCGCATCGAGGTCTACAAATCGCCGACCTGCGGATGCTGCTCGGCCTGGGTCGAGCACATGGCGCGCGCAGGCTTCGCCGTGGACGCGCACGATATCGATCAGGACGCGCTTTATGCACTCAAGGCTCAGTCCGGAATTACGCCCGAACTGGCCTCGTGCCATACGGCGCTCGTGGACGGGTATGTCGTTGAGGGCCACGTGCCTGCCGAGGATGTCGCCCGTCTGCTCGCCGAACGTCCCGAGGCCATCGGCCTGTCGGTTCCGGGCATGCCGATCGGCTCACCCGGCATGGAGATGGGCAATCAGCGTGATGTGTTCGATACCCTAATGGTGATGGGTGACGGATCGACGGAAGTCTTTCAGCGACACGGCTAGCGCATCGCTCCACAGGCTCTCGCCTGTTCCCGCATCACGGCGAAATCCGCCAACATCTCTGCGATCGCCGAGCCGTTTGGCAGCAAGGCCAGTTCCTCGGCCGCCCGCGCCTGGAATTCCCGACTGTACGCGACGACCGGCGGACATGCCCGCAATGCTCCGCCTTCAGAACCGACCGTCGCGCAGCCGCTCAGCCAGATCGTCGCGAGAGCGAGGCCGACGCGCCGCCGCCTCGAGCATCCGTCTTTGCGCATCGTGGGATCTCTCCGTGGTCTCGAGCCGTTCGGCCAGACGCCCGGCGCGCTCGCCGACGCGGCGCAGGGCCAGCAGGAACAGAAGGATCGCGAGGGCTGTGACGCCGTAGCGAAGCGCCGCGCGCGCCACAGTCGATCCGGCGAGCGTGGCCAAGAGCCCGCCGATCACCGCCGCCCCCGTTTCCAGTCGTCGAGCCGTGCGTAGATCGTGACCGCAATCCCGCCGAGCGCGACGGCAATGAACACCAAACGCAGGGTATCGAGATACGGCACAAGCGGCAGGATGGCATTCTGCGTTTCGGCCAGCACCTGTTGCGCCACCTCCACGCCGGCTGCACCCAGCGTCGCGACACCCGCGGCTCCGCCGCCTTTCATGGTCCGGCTCTCCGCCAGAACCTCGCGAGCCGGCGGGGTCTCAGCCGCGAAGGGCACGCGCCGCGCCGGGAACCGCTCGCCCCACTGGCGCGCAGGGCCGAGGTCGACGTGCATGAAGCCCGAGCGCGGATAGAAGCCGAAGCCGAGGAACCCGACCTCGCGCGCCGCCGCCTCGAAGGCCGCAGGATCGTGGTTCGCCATGGCGATCTGGCATTTGACGGGAATGGTGGTGGTTGGGCTGGAAGGTGGCAGATTGCCGTCCCCGTAAGCGCGACGAGCTTGTTGCCCGGTTGCGCGACGGTCCGTTCTGAGGACGGCGGCGCTGCAGCATGTTCACCGGTTGTCGGGTACAGCCGGGAGTTCCAGGCGCGGGCGGTGCATAACCTGGCATGCTGCCAAATGGAACGGCGATCTCGAACGTGCCAGGCGACTATGCCGTGATGCGAGGGCAGGCTCGGGATTGCCGCGACCCATGATACACGCGAGGCACGCTTTATTCTTGATATTGCGCCGCCACGAAATCGGCACCATCTTTGGTGAACAACACATCCGGTCCACGGGCATCCATCTGCTCATCCAGCATGTCAAAGATGGTTTGCCCCCGGTCAACATCGACTGCGTCACGCAGTTCAGTGCCGTACGCACTCGCCACCATGGTCTCCAAATGATCCATGAACTCCAGTGTAAATCTGCCAATGCAAGGCTCGAATAAACTAGATATGGTGTTCTTGTCGTAAATTGGATAGGCTGAATTCCACGTCGTCCCATAGAAACTGAGAATGAATATCTCGATAGAAACGGGGGCCCATCCTTTAGACCTTGCATGCGCGCCGATCGAGGCTTTTATTCTGCCCAGTCGCTGGTCAATTGCGCTGATTTTGTCACCATCGAATGATCCGTGACCACGTTTGCACTCAAACACGAAAAGCTTGCCGGAATTGGTATTGAGTGCAAGGCAGTCGAGATGGGCCTTGCCTCCTGCGACTGGGATCTGTTCCTTCATGGCCTGCCAATGCGACAGCTTATTGATTGCATAAATGAGCGCGCGCTCAATCAGTAAGCCGTGACGCTTCTTGCGGTCGGTCGAGCGATCTCAGGTTGGGCGCGCGGCGCAGATCGGATTGCCGTTCGCTGTTCGCAGGGGGAGCAAGGTCACCTCCACCGGGCCGTTGTGCTCGTACCAATAACAGCCGTCTCCCGGCCTGAGGCGGGCGGTCGAAACGTCTTGATCGGGTGCCGCCATCGCCACCACGCTTTCGGGCACGTTCCCGATCGCGTTTGCGGTATCGCTGCTGTCGCTCGGTGAAATGGCACACCCGGCAGCGAGCATTAACGTGGGCAGGACCATCATGTTACGTTTTTGCATGATCGATTGCATTGAGTTTCCTTTCGCATTTGCTTTCTGCCTCGCCAAAACGGGGCAATCCGCTGTCAGTCCTACCAAAAAACAGAACATGAAGACCAACCGATTTTTCACTTGAAGCTCTAGTTGCTGTAGGTGCTATGTCGATCTGAACTGTCCGAATCCCGAGGTCCGTTCATGCCGTCTTATATCCACCGCCATGATGATACCGACGCTCCGCAGGCATCCGGCGACGGCTGCTGCGGAGGCAGTCGAAGCTGTGGCAACGTCGCTCCAGTAACGCCCGCGCCGTATGCCGGGCGCAGCTTTCAGGTTTCAGGCCTCGATTGCGCCGAAGAGGTCGCGATCCTGAACAAGGTGGTCGGCCCGAAGATCGGCGGGGCGGAGCATCTCGCGTTCGACGTGATCAATGGACGGATGACCATCCTCGACAGCGCAATGAAGGTATCGGACGGCGAAGTTGCAGAACTGGTGGCAAGCACCGGCATGACCGCCAAGCCCTGGGATGCCGAAAACGCGTCGGTCGACCAGGCAGCCCATCTTGCACGACAGCGGCTGTTTACGGCGCTCAGCGGCGGCTTCTGGGCCGCGGGATTCCTTTGGCACATCATCGAGACGGGCATGGGCGGGGCGTTCGGCCTTTTCGCGGGGCACGGCGAAGCGCCGATGCCGCTGGTCGAGGCAGGGCTGTTCGCGGTTGCGATCCTGTTCGGTGTCTGGCTCGTGGCACCCAAGGCATGGTCGTCCGCTCGGCGGCTGTCGCCGGACATGAACCTGCTCATGGTTGTCGCCGTGGCCGGTGCCATCGGGCTTGGCGAATTCTTCGAGGCGGCGACGGTCGCGTTCTTCTTCTCGCTCTCGCTCTACCTCGAAAGCTGGAGCGTCGGGCGTGCGAGGAATGCGGTCTCGGCGCTCTTGGATCTTGCACCACCGACGGCGCGCATGATCCGCGAAGACGGAAGCGAGGCCGACGTTCCGGCGGCTCAAGTCGCCGTAGGCTCAAGCTTCATAGTACGCGGTGGCGACCGTATCCCGCTCGATGGTGAGGTGACGGACGGCGCGGGCGCGGTCGATCAGGCGCCAATCACCGGAGAGAGTGCGCTGGTCCCAAAGGAACGAGGCGACGAAGTCTATGCTGGCACGATCAACGGCGAAGGCACATTGACGGTGCGCGCCACGAAGGCCGCCTCGGACACCGTCTTGGCCAAGATCATCCGCATGGTCGGCGACGCCCATGCCCGCCGCGCGCCGGTGGAGCAATGGGTGGCGAAGTTCGCCCGCATCTACACGCCTATCGTCATGGCTCTCGCCATTGCAATTGCCCTGCTGCCGCCGCTCATTTTCGGTGGGGCCTGGGATTATTGGTTCTACAATGCACTCGTGCTGCTGGTGATCGCCTGCCCGTGTGCTCTGGTCATCTCGACACCGGTCTCCATCGTCGCCGCACTCACCGCCTCAGCGCGGGCCGGAGTGCTGATCAAGGGCGGTGCATATGTTGAGGCACCGGGCAAGACCACTGCACTGGCCATGGACAAGACCGGCACGATCACCATGGGCGAGCCCGAGGTGGCGGCGGTGCATCCGCTGGGTAGAGCATCGGCGCAGGATCTGATGACCCTCGCCGCGGGGCTCGAGGCACGTTCCTCGCATCCCTTGGCGCGCGCCATTCTCGCGCGGGCAGAAGCCGACGGCATCAAGGTGTCCGCCGCAGAAGATACCCGAACCGTTCCTGGTAGGGGACTTGAAGGACGCACTGACGGCCGGTCGATCTGGCTAGGGTCGGACCGGTTTGCCGAGGAGAAGGGTTTCGGCGACGCCATTCCGAAGGATTTGCGCGACCGCATCGAAGGGGCTGGCAGCACCCTTGTTGCCGTGGGCGACGACACCGGCGTGACCGGCATCCTGGAATTGCGCGACCGTATCCGCCCCGACGCCAAGGGCATCGTGGCACAGCTCCACGCGCAAGGCGTGAAGACCATCGTCATGCTGACGGGCGATAACGAGCGGACGGCGCGCGCCGTTGCAGCCGAGGTCGGCATCGACGAGGTCCGCGCCGAGCTTCTGCCCGAAGACAAAGTGACAGCCATCGAAGAACTGGTCGAAACGCATGACATGGTGGCCATGATCGGCGACGGGGTGAACGACGCCCCCGCCATGGCGCGGGCGCATTACGCCATCGCGATGGGTGCTGTTGGTTCGGACGCGGCAATCGAGACTGCGGATATTGCCCTGATGACCGACGACCTCGGCAAGGTGCCTTGGCTGATCGGTCATTCGCGCCGGACAATGTCGATTATCCATCAGAACATCGGTATTTCCTTGGCGACCAAGGGCGTTTTCGTTGTCGCTACCGCGTTTGGAGTGGCATCGATGTGGGGCGCTATTGCAGCCGACGTAGGAGTGTCATTGCTGGTGGTGGCCAACGCCCTGCGCCTGCTGAACAGCCAAGAGGCCAAGGCGCCTCCGTCCGGCGGTGAACAGGTTGGTCCACAGATGACAAAGGCCGCGCTTGCCCATGCAAATTGATCACGCAGCATTTGCAAGGTACCGTAATATCCATATCAGACCTCACCAAAGAGGCATGAGGAGTGAAAACCATCCGATTTCCCCGCCGCGCCGTCCTGTTGGGCGGGTTCGCAGCGTTTTTGTCCGGCTGTGCCAGCAAGTTCCGCAGCTATGGCGGACCCGAGGTGACCCGTGTTCGGCTTTACAAGGGGCAGCGCTTGCTTGTTCTCGACGGAGTCGACCGGGTATTGCAAACCTATCCGGTCGGGCTGGGTTTCGCGCCCGAAGGTCACAAGCAATTCGAGGGAGACGGTCGGACCCCGGAGGGCGACTACGTAGTCGATAAGCGCAACCCTGAAAGCACTTATCATCTTTCGGTTGGCATCTCTTATCCGAATGAGGCCGACATCGCCTTTGCCGAAGCGCAGGGCCTTTCCCCCGGCGGCGACATCTTCATTCATGGTGGTCCACGCCCGGGCATCGACCCAACGGCCGTCCGCGACTGGACAGCTGGGTGCATCGCGGTCACAGATCGGCAGATCGAGGACATCTATGCAATGGTGAAGGACGGAACACCTATCCACATCTTTGCATGACGGTCTTTCTCATGCGGCGGTAGCGAGCCGTCGCATTCGCCGCCATTGCCCAGCTCCACGAAGCCAAGATGAGCGCCAACAGCATCCAGTCCCCGAAGCTCGCGTAGAGGGTCGGCGGTCGCGCGGAGGGCATCCTAGCGTCGATGATGCCCGTTTCGCCGGTATCAAGCCGCGCAACGATCTCTCCGTTCGCGTCGATGACCGCGGAGATGCCCGTATTCGCGGCCCGGATGACAGGAAGGCCTTCCTCTACGGCGCGCATCCGTGCGGAAGCCAGATGCTGCTCCGGTCCGATGCTGGTGCCGAACCAGGCGTCGTTCGTCGCGTTGAAAATCCAGTCAGGTCGGAACAGGTCGTCGACCACATGGCCTGGGAAGATGATCTCATAGCAGATCGCCAGGGCGACCAGCGGCAAACCCGGAAGCGCAAGCGTTCGAGGGCCTGGTCCGGGCGTAAAGTCGCCCAGACCCGCCGTGAGCCGCTCGATGGGCAACCAGCCACGGAATGGCACATATTCGCCGAAGGGTACGAGATGGTGTTTCGCGTATCCGGTCAGGATTCCGCCGGTCGCGCCAAAAGCCTGGACCGTGTTGAAATATCGGGTGCCATCGTCGCTCGGTACACGGTCCGGCGCCCCGGTGAGCAGCACGCTGCCTTCCGGTAGCGCAGCGGCAATGCGGGCCTGCGCCTCCGTATCCTCATCGAGGAAACCCGGAAAGGCAGTTTCCGGCCAGAGAAGAACGTCGAAATCGCCGCGCCGGGTTGAAAGCTCAAGATAGCGCGCGAATGTCGCCTCGCGGTTCTCGGGCGCCCATTTCTCCTCTTGGGGAACGTTGCCCTGGACGATGCGCAGGTCGACACCGGGTGGCTGTTGTGCATCCGACTGGAGGCGAAGCGTGCCGACGGCCCACATCGTCGCTATGCCGGCCAGCGCCATGAGCGAGATGGTCAATCGTTGCCGCCCGGACGCCATGGCAGCCGCGCTGGGGAGTACCGCGACGAACACGGTGAGAAAGCTTAGCCCATAGCTTCCGACCCAGGCGGCGGTCTGGCGAAGGGCGGCGTAGTCTACAAGTGCGTAACCGGCCAGATTCCAGGGAAACCCTGTCAGAACGTGACCACGCAGCCACTCGGCCGCGGTCCAGGAGGTCGCGAACAGGAGGCAGGCCAAGAGACTGCCCATGGCTCCGCGCCGCGCGATTTCGGCAAAAAGCGCAGCGGCAATGGCTGGGAAAATCGCGAGACCTGCGGACAATCCCGCGACCGCCGGAATCGCCATCGTCCCAAACCGCTCGGCCTCGACGTAGAAACTTTCCGCGATCCACCAAATCCCGAAACCGAACTGGCCGAGACCAAACGCCCAGCCGACGAGGAAAGCGCGCCCGAAGGATAGATCGCGAAGACCGACAAACAACGCGGAATAGGCAATGGGAACAAGCAAGAGAAGCGAGAAAGGCGGGAAAGTCAGAACGGTCAGCGCCCCGGCGACGAAACCAAGCGTCATCCGCGAAAGAAAACGGTGGCGCAGAGCGATGCGGTTCAGAATTTCCGGCTTCACGACTTGATCGAACGCCGCGCGCTGATCCATGGCGCGGCGAGCAAGAGCCCCACGCCACTGACGACAAATACATCGGCCAAGTTGAAGGCAGGCCAATGTGTTGTGCCAATGTAGAAATCGAGAAAGTCTGTTACAGCCCGATACCGCACACGATCGATGACATTGCCCAGGGCTCCGCCAATGATCGCGCCATAGGCAAGTGTTTCGACAGCATTTTCGGCGCGAAACAGCATAACCCCTAGCCAAACACAGATGGCAAGAGCGAGAGCGATGAGGCTCCACCACGGCGCGCCGCCCAACATCCCGAAAGTCACGCCGTCATTACGATAAAAGACGAGGTTGAATCCCGGAAACACGGAAATCCCGGCGCTTAAAGTGGCGGCATTCGCAACAACAATGGCTTTGGTGATCTGATCAATCGCGAACGCAGCAAGCGCCGCGAAGACGCCGATCACCGGAGATACCTTGTTTAGTGACATTGCCTCAACCCAACCAGACATCGAGAAACAGCATCAGAACGAGCCCGACTGCGAGACCGAGCGTCGCCCTGTTCTGATGGCCGCTGCGATGGGTTTCGGGGATGATTTCGTGGCTAATGACGTAGAGCATTGCGCCCGCGGCAAAGGCCAGACCCCATGGCAGAAGCGGTTCCGACAGGTTGATGATACCGGCCCCGAGCAGGCCGCCAATCGGCTCGACCATGCCCGTGAGCGCCGCGATGCCCCAGGCGCGCAGCTTCGGATATCCCTCGCCCAGCAGCGACACCGCGACGGCCAATCCTTCGGGCGCATTCTGAAGCCCGATGCCGATGGCGAGCGGCAGACCGCCCTCCATACCTCCGGATCCGAAGCCGACCCCCACGGCAAGGCCTTCGGGGAAGTTGTGGATCGTGATCGCGATGATGAACAGCCAGACCCGCCGAAGAGACGCCGCTTCGGGCCCTTCGCGTCCCGTCTTGAAGTGCTCGTGCGGCAGCTTTTCGTTCATCAGGGCGACAGCCCCCATGCCCAGAAGAATCGAAACGCATACGATGGCAGCAGGCATCGCGCCGTTTTCGAACATCGGCTCCGCCGCATCCAATGCCGGGATGATCAGCGAAAAGAAAGAAGCGGCGAGCATCACACCGGCAGCGAAGCCGAGCGACAGATCGCGCGCGGCCCGGGACGGGATGCGCCCGAACAGCACGGGAACTGCTCCGACTGCTGTGAGCGATCCGGCGGCGAGACTTCCGAGAAAGCCGAGCATTATCGGAGACAGATTTTCCATGGGCGGGCCAGATTATCCTTCGGCGTAGCTCGAAAAGACTTCCGTCGACCCGTCCTTGCGGATGAGGAAGACATCATAGGCCTCGCGGTCGTCTTCTGGCCCCATGCCGGGCGAGCCATAGGGCATCCCCGGAACGGCGAGGCCGACGGCGTCCGGGCGCTCCTCGAGAAGGCGGCGGATGTCAGCGGCCGGGACATGGCCTTCGATCACGTAGCCATCAATGAGCGCGGTGTGGCAGGAGACCATGCGCTGCGGCACGCCGTTGTCGAGCTTGAAGCGAACCAGCAACCCGCCGAACATGTCCTGGCCGGTCGGCGCAAAGCCATTCTCTTCGAGATGGTTCATCCACGAGAGGCAGCAGCCGCAACCGTTCGTCTTGCGGACGTCGATCGCCGTTGTCTCTGCGAGGACCTGGGCCGCTGGTAACAGAGCGAGGGTGATTGCCAGAGCTTGGGTCATGCGTTTCATGGGTCAGAGCCTTTCGGTTGTCGTTTCGGCAATCTCGCTGCCGAGGTTTTCATTCAGAAGCGCCCGCGCCTCGGCCAGACGCGATAGTGCTGCGGTGTCATCGGCTTCGCTCTCGGCCGCTTCGGCGAGCCGGTCGTCAGCGAGGGGGTCAGTCGGGCGCCCATCCACGAGGACTTCGTAGTGCAGGTTCGGACCTGTCGCCGTACCAGTCGCGCCGACGCGGCCGATCACATCTCCCGCCGCAACGCGTTGGCCTTGTGCCAGGTCTTCCGGCACGGCGCTCAGATGCGCGTAGCGCGTCATGGTGTCGGAGCCGTGCGAGATTTCGACCACGCGACCATATCCGCCGCGCCAGCCGATGAAATTGACCCGCCCCGGTGCCGTCGCTTGAACCGGTGTCCCACGTGCCGCTGCGAAATCGACGCCGGTGTGCATCCGAACGTTGCCAAAGACCGGATGCGTGCGGCGCCCGAACACCGAGCTGAGGCGCGCACCCTCGACCGGCTGTGCGAAGACGCGCAGCACCTCGCCATCGACGTAGATCGTCGCCTGACCGCTGCCGTCGTCAGGCCATACGATCTCGTAGAGCGAACCGCCGATCTCCAGTGCGGCGAAGGCGAGTTCGGGCTGTCCTATCCTGTCCTCGCCGACCCGCGCCTCACGCCAGAGAAGCCTTAGTGTTTCGCCACCAGCCATCTCGCGGCGGAAATCCACGGTCCCACCCAGCATCTGCGCAAGGTCCACGGAAAAACGGGCGGGTATGCCGGCTTCGTCGAGTGCCGCGAAGATGGAGCTGTCGATCACGGCTTCGCCGGCGAGGGTTACGATCTCCGGATCCGGAGCCACGACCTGTGTGGACAACTGCTCGCCGAAAACCACCTCAATCCGAACCCCGTCCTCGACGGCAAGTGCGACGGTGCGGGGGCTGCCGTCCATGGTCGAAGCAACAGTGACCGAGTGCCCCGGCCGCAGCCGTCGCAGATCGTATTCGGCACCGAGCGCGAGGGCAACTTCCGCTCTGTCAGGTGCCGCAAGACCGGCTTCGGACAGCAAGAAATCGAGCGTCTCGCCGGGTGCAATGTCGCGCGACCACGTCGACAGCGGTGGCTCGATCGCCCGTACCGGCACGTCGGCAACAGCGACCTGCAGAAGGGGCAGCGGGCCGAGGTCGGATGCATCTTCTGCCCATGCCGTCGCGGGCAGCGTCACGGGAATGTCAACGTTCAGGGGGGCTTCAAGACTTTGGGGCATCCAGCTACCTGCCTGGGCAAGTTCCGGCGGCACGGGTTCTTTCGACAAAAGATCGGAGATGGCGATAGCCGCACCCGAAACCGTCCCCGCAATTGCAACACAAGCCGCCAGAGTTCTGAGCCTCATGTCGCCCCCTCCATTTCTTCTGCCAGCGCGCGACGGATCTTCGGCACCGCGAATTCTCTGGCTTCGTGATAGTCGATCATGGTGACGAACCGCCCGGAGGCTGCGAACAGGAAGACGCTCGCGCTGTGGTTCATCGTGTAATCGCCGCTCTCCGTCGGCACCCTTTCGTAGGTGGCGCGGAAGCCGTCCGCGACGCGCGCTATCTGCTCCTCCGGCCCCGTCCAGCCACGGATCGCAGGATGGAAGTAGCCGACATATTCGGCCATCGTTTCGACAGTGTCGCGCTCGGGATCGACCGTGATGAAAACCACGTTCATCTCGTCGGCCTCGTCTCCCAGATCGTCGAGCCATCCCGATATGTCCGAGAGCGTGGTCGGGCAGACATCGGGACAGTAGGTGAAGCCGAAGAACGCCATCGTCGGGCGACCGATCAGGGTTTCTGGCCCGACCCCATTGCCCTCATGATCCGTCAGACGGAAATCCATCTCGGTCAGGGCCACAGGCCGCTGCCCGACAGGTTCGGGTCCACCGGGTCCATCGACCTGCCACCAACCGACGAAGAGCATCAGGGCGACCGCCCCGACACCAGCCGCGCCGTACCCCAGGATCGCCCGTCGCCGCATCAGTCCTCTGGCCCCCGCGCGGCGATTCCGAGGATCGGCACCTCGACCGTCACTTCGCCTCCATCGTCGAAAAGCAGGGTCAGCGGAAAGGTGTCCCCTTCCGTCATCGGTTCTTGTAGCCGCATCAGCATTGCGTGCAGGCCCCCCGGTTCGAGCGCGACGCTCTCGCCCGGGGCGATCGCGATCTCCCCCGCCGGGCTCATGGAACTCACACCTTCGGCATTTGTCTTCGTCTCGTGAATTTCGGGCATCATCGCGAGCGGTGTTGTAAGGCCGATCAGCGTCACTGGCTCGTCGCCAGTGTTGCGGATCGTCATGTAAGCGGCCCCGGGACGGTTGATCCCGATGGAGGCGCGGGACCACGCATTCTCGACGACAACATCCTCGGGTCCGGCCAGCGCGGGCACCGAGAGCCCTCCAAGGGTCAAAAGTGCGGCCAGTGTGCCAGTCAAAATATACTTTTTCATCGTTCTGATCCTGCCCTTTCTATTCAGCTTTGCGCGGCAGCGACTTCGGCGGCCACCAGACGACGCAATTCTGCCTCTC from Rhodobacterales bacterium HKCCA1288 harbors:
- a CDS encoding DUF411 domain-containing protein, encoding MKRMTQALAITLALLPAAQVLAETTAIDVRKTNGCGCCLSWMNHLEENGFAPTGQDMFGGLLVRFKLDNGVPQRMVSCHTALIDGYVIEGHVPAADIRRLLEERPDAVGLAVPGMPYGSPGMGPEDDREAYDVFLIRKDGSTEVFSSYAEG
- the lnt gene encoding apolipoprotein N-acyltransferase, with amino-acid sequence MDQRAAFDQVVKPEILNRIALRHRFLSRMTLGFVAGALTVLTFPPFSLLLLVPIAYSALFVGLRDLSFGRAFLVGWAFGLGQFGFGIWWIAESFYVEAERFGTMAIPAVAGLSAGLAIFPAIAAALFAEIARRGAMGSLLACLLFATSWTAAEWLRGHVLTGFPWNLAGYALVDYAALRQTAAWVGSYGLSFLTVFVAVLPSAAAMASGRQRLTISLMALAGIATMWAVGTLRLQSDAQQPPGVDLRIVQGNVPQEEKWAPENREATFARYLELSTRRGDFDVLLWPETAFPGFLDEDTEAQARIAAALPEGSVLLTGAPDRVPSDDGTRYFNTVQAFGATGGILTGYAKHHLVPFGEYVPFRGWLPIERLTAGLGDFTPGPGPRTLALPGLPLVALAICYEIIFPGHVVDDLFRPDWIFNATNDAWFGTSIGPEQHLASARMRAVEEGLPVIRAANTGISAVIDANGEIVARLDTGETGIIDARMPSARPPTLYASFGDWMLLALILASWSWAMAANATARYRRMRKTVMQRCG
- a CDS encoding M23 family metallopeptidase, with translation MRLRTLAACVAIAGTVSGAAIAISDLLSKEPVPPELAQAGSWMPQSLEAPLNVDIPVTLPATAWAEDASDLGPLPLLQVAVADVPVRAIEPPLSTWSRDIAPGETLDFLLSEAGLAAPDRAEVALALGAEYDLRRLRPGHSVTVASTMDGSPRTVALAVEDGVRIEVVFGEQLSTQVVAPDPEIVTLAGEAVIDSSIFAALDEAGIPARFSVDLAQMLGGTVDFRREMAGGETLRLLWREARVGEDRIGQPELAFAALEIGGSLYEIVWPDDGSGQATIYVDGEVLRVFAQPVEGARLSSVFGRRTHPVFGNVRMHTGVDFAAARGTPVQATAPGRVNFIGWRGGYGRVVEISHGSDTMTRYAHLSAVPEDLAQGQRVAAGDVIGRVGATGTATGPNLHYEVLVDGRPTDPLADDRLAEAAESEADDTAALSRLAEARALLNENLGSEIAETTTERL
- a CDS encoding ZIP family metal transporter, yielding MENLSPIMLGFLGSLAAGSLTAVGAVPVLFGRIPSRAARDLSLGFAAGVMLAASFFSLIIPALDAAEPMFENGAMPAAIVCVSILLGMGAVALMNEKLPHEHFKTGREGPEAASLRRVWLFIIAITIHNFPEGLAVGVGFGSGGMEGGLPLAIGIGLQNAPEGLAVAVSLLGEGYPKLRAWGIAALTGMVEPIGGLLGAGIINLSEPLLPWGLAFAAGAMLYVISHEIIPETHRSGHQNRATLGLAVGLVLMLFLDVWLG
- a CDS encoding SCO family protein, with the protein product MRRRAILGYGAAGVGAVALMLFVGWWQVDGPGGPEPVGQRPVALTEMDFRLTDHEGNGVGPETLIGRPTMAFFGFTYCPDVCPTTLSDISGWLDDLGDEADEMNVVFITVDPERDTVETMAEYVGYFHPAIRGWTGPEEQIARVADGFRATYERVPTESGDYTMNHSASVFLFAASGRFVTMIDYHEAREFAVPKIRRALAEEMEGAT
- the lspA gene encoding signal peptidase II: MIGVFAALAAFAIDQITKAIVVANAATLSAGISVFPGFNLVFYRNDGVTFGMLGGAPWWSLIALALAICVWLGVMLFRAENAVETLAYGAIIGGALGNVIDRVRYRAVTDFLDFYIGTTHWPAFNLADVFVVSGVGLLLAAPWISARRSIKS
- a CDS encoding copper chaperone PCu(A)C encodes the protein MKKYILTGTLAALLTLGGLSVPALAGPEDVVVENAWSRASIGINRPGAAYMTIRNTGDEPVTLIGLTTPLAMMPEIHETKTNAEGVSSMSPAGEIAIAPGESVALEPGGLHAMLMRLQEPMTEGDTFPLTLLFDDGGEVTVEVPILGIAARGPED